The genomic stretch GGACATCCAATTGCTTCGATTTGAATTATCCGGAAGATGCCTTATATATTATATCAAATTATACTTATATATTATatcaaattatatattatatcaaAAAAATGGACAATCAAACCCATTTCTCGATTCAATAGAagcccaaagaggtgaatagaatAGGGTCCCAAATaaggagatatatatatgtaaaaaacGGGTCCGATTACGCCTATTCCTAATCCTAAATGGAATGTAACGACGGAGAGATCCATATGTAAACATAGTATCTATTTAGATACGCTCGAATAACCCCTTCTTTCTCATAATGAGAATGTATATAAGCCTATTCCGGTCTGGTCCGGTAtggaatgaacttataatcatggaATCGACTCGATTATCAGATTATAGATTATAAGTTCATAACCCTAACCCATTCCCATTTTGGGCGGAACAGATCTACTAATTCTTTGATTCCAGTTAGTAAGAGGGATCTTGAACTAAGAAATAGATTCTAGAAGCTAAAAAAGGGTATCTTGAGCAATTTCAACAATCGGGTTCATTGATATTCCTGGTATAGTAGATGCTATCACACATACAATCATACTCAATTCGATGGAATTGTTTGATCTTAAAGGGGATCTTCTATAATTTCGCACGTGAGGGGTTATTTCTTGGTTTCGTCCAGTCATTAATAACTTGATTATTTTTAGATAATAGTAGATAGAAACAACGCTCGTAAGGAGTCCTATTAAAACCAAGAAATATAGGCCTGCCTGCCATCCACACCAGAATAAATGGAGTTTTCCGAAAAAACCTGCTAGTGGAGGAAGACCTCCTAGTGATAAGAGACATAGGGCTAAAGAGAGAGCCAAAAAAGGATCTTTCGTGTATAATCCTGCATAATCTCGAATGTTATCAGTTCCGGTACGTAGACCAAATAATACAATACAAGCAAAAGTTCCTAGATTCATGGAGATATAGAAGAGCATATAAGTTATCATGCTTGCATATCCACCATTTGAGTCTCCAACAATTATTCCAATAATTACATATCCGATTTGACCTATGGACGAATATGCAAGCATACGTTTCATGCTTGTTTGAGTAATAGCAATGAGATTCCCCACTATCATGCTCAGAATAGCTAGGATTTCCAGAAGAAGATGCCATTCGTTTGATGAGAAATAAAAAGGAATATCGAAAATTCGAGTGGCTGAAGCTGAAGCAGCTACTTTCGAAGTAACAGAAAGAAAAGCAACGACTGGAGTGGGAGAGTCAGAGTCGAAAAGAGGATTACTCACTTCTTTCTTCTCATTCAAAACCGTGCATGAGATTTTCATCTCGCACGGTTCTCTAtgataaaagaaagaagatgagttcttctttcttttttgatTACTTTCCTCGCGTATGTATAAGACCGAATCCATTCGATTTCTAAAAAGGATTACTAATCCTTAACTTTTCGAGGAATCCTTCATCAGTGGTTGTGAATGACCGATTTTTCTCAATCTTTTCGACCTCTTGGTTCCGTAGGAGCAAGTCAGAAAGATTGAGAAATAGAACCATCTGATTTGATTCGTTCTCAATAGCCATGAGATGATCATCTTAGTGTGATCCTTTTGTCGACGGATGCTCCTATTACACTCGTAGTCTCTGAAGGATGAGAACCAACTATGTAGCATCTACATCGAGAATTTAAGTATTGTATACGTCATTAGTCCGATCTTTTGTAGGAGCTACCCGTAATAACGAACTTGCAAAATGAATCTGTTTATCATAAAGAGATTCGTTGTTCCTGACCCTGCTTCACCTTAATTGTTATTTGAACAAGTAAAAGTTATGTCTTGGTCCGAGTGGGGATAGCATTTCTCTTCTGCatgtccatggagttttgaaAAATCCAAGCATCTCAGAGATAGGTAGAGAGGTAGGAATTTTTCGAACGAACCGCACTCCTTCGTATACGTCAGGAGTCCATTGATGAGAAGGGGCTAGGGAAAGCTTGAACCCAATTCCTACAGTGATGAATATAAGCGCAATTGAAATTCCTGGGGAGTTATACATTTGTGTATTGATAAGGCCATTCACTATTTCTTGAAGCTCGATCTCTCCCCCGGACGAACCATATAGCCAAGAGAAAGCATGAACCAGAATAGAAGAGCTTGCCCCACCCATGAGTAAATATTTCTGTAGTAGCCTCATTAGACCGTACATCTTTCTTGGTATATCCAGATAATAGGTAGGAGCATAAACTGAAACATTCTGGAGCTACAAAGATAGTTATTAAATCGTTAGCACCGCATAAAAACATTCCTCCTAGAGTAGCTGTTAATACGAATAAGAGAAACTCTGTTATAGCCATTTCTGTACATTCAATGTACTCTACGGATAGAGGAATACATAGAGTTGAACATAGTAAAATAAGAAATTGAAAGATTTCGTTGAAATTGTTCGTTTGGAAATTTCCCGAAAAGCTAATCATAGGTTCTTCTCTCCATCGGAACAATAGGGCCGTTATACTCATTACTAAACTTGTTGAAGAGATGAAATATAACCAAGGTATATCTTTTTGATCAGAGGTTGAATCGATCATCAGAAGAAGAATTAGGCCAAAAATTAGGATACATTCTGGGAAAATAAAACTTCCATCGAAGAGAAGCAAATGAAAGGCTTTCATAAAAATTCTCGTAGAATCGAGAATGAAGTTTTCATTCTGTACATGCCAGATCATGAATTAGTAACTGCACCCAATCTCCAAAACAATCCCAATTGTTTCgaactttctcttttttttttggaaTGGAATATTTACGGAATCCCGGATCAAACCTTATTTCATGGTATTTACCTCTTTCTTATTCTTAAGCAAGTCCCCGAGAGGGCTTAATTGATCCATGATTTATGTTTCATCTTTCGCTTCCTTTTCCTTTGTTTCGAGAAATATAGCGATCAATTCCGAttctttctttttctattgaTTCTTTTCAGATCGAGATGTATGTCACTATAAGACTACGTGTCTATATAGATCCTGTTCATGGATTAACGAAAATGTGCAAAAGCTCTATTTGCCTCTGCCATTCTATGAGTCTCTTCCTTTTTGCGTATGGCATCACCACTCCCTTTGGCAGCATCCACTAATTCGGAACTTAATTTGAAAGCCATATTTCGACCCGGACGTTTTCGGGATGCCCCTAATAACCAACGAATGGCAAGTGCTTTTCCTTGTGTGGATCCTATTTCAATGGGAACTTGCTGAGTCGATCCGCCTACACGTCTTGCTTTTACTGCTATATCGGGAGTTACTCCACGTATTGCTTGACGTAAAACAGATAGTGGATTTGTTTCTGTCTTTTGTTGAATCTTTTTCATGGCTCGATAGATAATTTGATAAGCCAATGATTTTTTTCCGTGTTTCAGAATACGGTTAACCAACATGTTAACTAATCGATTACGATAAATTGGATCGGATTTTGCAGTTTTTTCTTCTGCAGTACCTCGACGTGACATGAGCGTGCAAGGGGTTCTCAAGAATCAGTTTTCCTTTTATAAGGGCtaataaaatcatttattttGGCTTTTTGACCCCATATTGTAGGGTGGATCTCGAAAGATATGAAAGACCTCCCTCCAAGCCGTACATACGACTTTCATCGAATACGGCTTTCCACAGAATTATATATGTATCTATGAGATAGAGTATGGAATTCTGTTTACTCACTTTAAATTGAGTATCCGTTTCCCTCCTTTTCCTGCTAGGATTGGAAATCCTgtattttacatatccatacgaTTGAGTCCTTGGGTTTCCGAAATAGTGTAAAAAGAAGTGCTTCGAATCATTGCTATTTGACTCGGACTTGTTCTAAAAAAGTCGAGGCATTTCGAATTGTTTGTTGACACCGACAAAGTCAAGGAAAACCTCTGAAATTATTCCAATATTGGACCTTGGACATATAATAGTTCCGAATCGAATCTCTTTAGAAAGAAGATCTTTTGTCTCACGGTAGCCTGCTCCAGTCCCCTTACGAAACTTTCGTTATTGGGTTAGCTATACACTTTACATGTTTCTAGCGATTCACATGGCATCATCAAATGATACAAGTCTTGGATAAGAATCTACAACGCACTAGAACGCCCTTGTTGACGATCCTTTACTCCGACAGCATCTAGGGTTCCTCGAACAATGTGATATCTCACACCGGGTAAATCCTTAACCCTTCCCCCTCTTACTAAGACTACAGAATGTTCTTGTAAATTATGGCCAATACCAGGTATATAAGCAGTGATTTCAAAACCAGAGGTTAATCGTACTCTGGCAACTTTACGTAAGGCAGAGTTTGGTTTTTTGGGGGTGATAGTGGAAAAGTTGACAGATAAGTCACCCTTACTGCCACTCTACAGAACCGTACATGAGATTTTCACCTCATACGGCTCCTCGTTCAATTCTTTCGAAGTCATTGGATCCTTTTCCTCGTTCGAGAAGTTCCTCCCTTCATCCACTCCGTCCCGAAGAGTAACTAGGACAAATTCAGTCACGTTTTCATGTTCCAATTGAACACTTTCCTTTTTTGAAAGGAGAAGATTCTTCTTTTTACCAAACATATGCGGATCCAATCACGATCTTATAATAAGAACAAGAGATCTTTCTCGACCAATCCCTTTGCCCCCTCATTCTTCGAGAATCAGAAATATTTTTTCAAGTTTGAATTTGTTCATTTGGAATCTGGGTTCTTCtacttcatttttatttatttttattatttttccctctcttttctttttttatttctttttttattcccTTCCGTCATTCCTTAAGTCCCATAGGTTTGATCCTGTAGAATCTGACCCATTTTCTCATTGTTTTCTCATTGAGCGAAATAAATCAGATTGATTTTTCGATCAAAAGTACTATGTGAAATCTTCGGTTTTTTCCTCTTTCGCTATCCCTATCCCATAGGTACAGCGTTTGAATCAATAGAGAACCTTTTCTTCTATATCTGTATGAATCGATATTATTACATTCCAATTCCTTCCCGACACCTCCCAAGGAAAATCCCGAATTGGATCCCAAATTGACGGGTTAGTATGAGCTTATCCATGCGGTTATGCACTCTTCGAATAGGAATCCATTTTCTGAAAGATCCTGGCTTTCGTGCTTTGGTGGGTCTCCGAGATCCTTTCGATGACCTATGTTGTGTTGAAGGGATATCTATATGATCCGATCGATTGCGTAAAGCACGCGGTAGCAACGGAACCGGGGAAAGTATACAGAAAAGACAGTTCTTTTCTATTCTATTAGTATTTTCTATTCTAATTCTATTAGTATTTTCTATTCTATTAGTATTCGATTAGTATTAGTTAGCGATCCCGGCTCAGTGAGTCCTTTCTTCCGTGATGAACTGTTGGCACCAGTCCTACATTTTGTCTCTGTGGACCGAGGAGAAAGGGGCTCAGCGAGAAGAGGATTGTACCATGAGAGAAGCAAGGAGGTCAACctctttcaaatatacaacatggATTCTGACAATGCAATGTAGTTGGACTCTCATGTCGATCCGAATGAATCATCCTTTCCACGGAGGTAAATCTTTGCCTGCTAGGCAAGAGGATAGCAAGTTACAAATTCTGTCTCGGTAGGATATAcatgtattttatttctattacTATGAAATTCATAAATGAAGTAGTTAATAAATGAAATAGTTAATGGTGGGGTTACCATTATCCTTTTTGTAGTGACGAATCTTGTATGTGTTCCTAAGAAAAGGAATTTGTCCATTTTTCGGGGTCTCAAAGGGGTGTGGAAACACATAAGAACTcttgaatggaaatggaaaaGAGATGTAACTCCAGTTCCTTCGGAAATGTAAGATCTTTGGCGCAAGAAGAAGGGGTTGATCCGTATTATCTTGACTTGGTTCTGatttctctatttttttaagAATACCGAGTCGGGGTCTTCTCCTACCCGTATCGAATAGAACATGCTGAGCCAAATCTTCTTCTGCTTTATTTAGATCGGGAAAATCATACGCTTTTATGAAACCATGTGCTATGGCTCGAATCCGTAGTCAATCCTATTTCCGATAGGAGCAGTTGACAATTGAATCCAATTTTTTCCCATTATTTTCGTATCCGTAATAGTGCGAAAAGAAGGCCCGACTCCAAGTTGTTCAAGAATAGTGGCGTTGAGTTTCTCGACCTTTTGCCTTAGGATTAGTCAGTTCTCTTTCTCGATGGGGGCAAGGGGAGGGATATAACTCAGCGGTAGAGTGTCACCTTGACGTGGTGGAAGTCATCAGTTCGAGCCTGATTATCCCTAAACCCAATGTGAGTTTTTCTATTTTGACTTGTTCCCCCGCCGTCGTGATCGAATGAGAATAGATAAGAGGCTCGTGGGATTGACGTGAGGGGGTAGGGATGGCTATATTTCTTGGAGCGAACTCCAAGCGAATATGAAGCGCATGGATACAAGTTATGCCTTGAAATGAAAGACAATTCCGAATCCGCATCCGCTTTGTCTACGAACAAGGAAGCTATAAGTAATGCAACTAAGAATCTCATGGAGAGTTCGATCCTGGCTCAGGATGAACGCTGGCGGCATGCTTAACACATGCAAGTCGGACGGGAAGTGGTGTTTCCAGTGGCGGACGGGTGAGTAACGCGTAAGAACCTGCCCTTGGGAGGGGAACAACAGCTGGAAACGGCTGCTAATACCCCGTAGGCTGAGGAGCAAAAGGAGGAATCCGCCCGAGGAGGGGCTTGCGTCTGATTAGCTAGTTGGTGAGGCAATAGCTTACCAAGGCGATGATCAGTAGCTGGTCCGAGAGGATGATCAGCCACACTGGGACTGAGACACGGCCCAGACTCCTACGGGAGGCAGCAGTGGGGAATTTTCCGCAATGGGCGAAAGCCTGACGGAGCAATGCCGCGTGGAGGTAGAAGGCCTACTGGTCGTGAACTTCTTTTCCCGGAAAAGAAGCAATGACGGTATCTGGGGAATAAGCATCGGCTAACTCTGTGCCAGCAGCCGCGGTAATACAGAGGATGCAAGCGTTATCCGGAATGATTGGGCGTAAAGCGTCTGTAGGTGGCTTTTTAAGTCCGCCGTCAAATCCCAGGGCTCAACCCTGGACAGGCGGTGGAAACTGCCAAGCTGGAGTACGGTAGGGGCAGAGGGAATTTCCGGTGGAGCGGTGAAATGCGTAGAGATCGGAAAGAA from Hevea brasiliensis isolate MT/VB/25A 57/8 unplaced genomic scaffold, ASM3005281v1 Scaf336, whole genome shotgun sequence encodes the following:
- the LOC110653894 gene encoding 30S ribosomal protein S7, chloroplastic, with the translated sequence MSRRGTAEEKTAKSDPIYRNRLVNMLVNRILKHGKKSLAYQIIYRAMKKIQQKTETNPLSVLRQAIRGVTPDIAVKARRVGGSTQQVPIEIGSTQGKALAIRWLLGASRKRPGRNMAFKLSSELVDAAKGSGDAIRKKEETHRMAEANRAFAHFR